aataatgtaataattgGAGAAGCATGAATCCTAGAGTACTAGAAGTGTAGGTGAAGTCTGTTGTGTATCTGATTTTGGTGAGTCATCAGTCTCTAAATCTCAGTCTTCTCCTTTGTGAAGTGGTTCTAATAACTTCCTTGAAAAATTAttgagagaagaaatgagatgtGGAAATATATCAAACTGCTTTGCATATTGTAAGGCACTCTAGGAATGTTAGTTGTTACTTTAATTGGTGTAAAGCCAACCCATAGGCCCTTCCCGTTGTGGACCAAACATTTTGTAATCTTACTGCTTACAGggacatgtattttttaaatttatttttaaaaaaggcaatacTTAACTATAAATATGTAAGAAACTATCTGTGTTTTCTGATATTAAGGAACGTTCCAGAACTGAGCTTTCTAGCCTATTTAGAATCTTATCCTATTAGAACAGGTTGATTTTATTTAGAATAGCCTTTCCTATTCTTGATTATTATGAAATTGTTAATCCCCAATTACATATTTAACATTGTACAGGTGATGATAGCAACTCAATTTTCTCTATTGCATCCTTCTGTCCATTTTAACCCTAAAAAgagtctgaattttaaaaagaagcattgTCCTTCTAAGTAAGATTTGGCTAATGAATATGTAATATTCATAgtaaatctaattttcttttacaGTGATTAAAGATCACTCTAAAGATGAATTCTGCCTTGCAACAAAAAAGGTCATTTGTGACCCCTCAGAGACTAGCTCGGCAACACATCCCAGCAGTGTTACCTTAAGCTTATCGACACTACCATCTGATTCTTATTACAGCCAAAGTATAGAAGCAGCTGATGACTGGTTTTCTGATGATACTCTAGCGAAAAAGAGCTCTCCAATGCCTTTTCTCAGGGAACctctaatggaaaaagtattTTCATACCTATCAACAATTTCATTAGAAGATTGTACTGAAAATGTACTGAATATGACACTTTATGATGATCAGAAAGATGACAGcattaaggaaatattttcacGAAGAAATACAGAGGTTGAAATACAAAACCTTTGATGTGATATtgaatgacttttttcttttgaaacattgTATATACTGAAATCACGGAAAGTTAAAACTGAATTGCGAGTTTCTGAGTCTCTTAACATGTCCATACTAATATTACTTTTCATTACCATAGAGTGGTCCTACTTCCCTTGCCAATTCttatttctagaaacaaaattACAGGAAGCAGTAGAGTGACATCATGAACATTAAGCTTAACTCCTTGTGTCTCATCAAAGGACATAAAAATAATACGAATGTATTTCAACATATAAGAGAAATACTTTAAGAAATCTTCAGCACAAATAGATTTTTGAATAAAGCATTCACAGCATTTCCTTATACTTTTGgcatttttaatcttatttcaaTGTGGGTAGGGCTGGGCAGAATATTTCCATTagcttttctgaattttaaatacataaatctcctatcattcaaattttattttgtcatgaTTTTGGTAAACAACATAATTTTGCTCTTCTAGGGGAGCGTGGAATACTGAAGaatccagaaaataatttttttttgccctttccTATGTCTGCTTCTCAGAATGGTTTCCCGATCCTTACTCTGCTATGATGGAAATGTGGGCAGCTATGTTCCTAAGCAGCTGATTCAAGCTAGATGAACAGAGTTCCTCTCTAATCTGAGAgatgcttcttctttttcttcctttttttttttttaacatatttttaccGTTTTGTTAGGAATAATTTCAAATGGGTTATGAAGAAAATTTACTTAGTTTGATGAGTTTTCCAAAACCTCTCGTTGAAGATAATCTGAGAGATCCTTGGTCAGATTTCTGTGTTTGGTCCTGAGGGATTTCTGAAATCCACCAtgtaattaatcttttttttcccctttctcctaaaTACTCTCCATGTAAtcagtgtctttctttctttcttttcctttcttttttcttttctttcttttcttttcttttcttttcttttcttttctttctttgttggaaaatgattaaatattaacttttgtGCTTAAGTTTCTCATACCAACACTGTGCATATCTTCCCAAGAGATAAATCATACCTAttacaataaatgaaaagaaacttgTCTCAATTAAGATAGCAGCATTACCCATGGCTATTGATTCTGTCCCGtgggaaatattaaaaaggattaGAACATCTCTCTCTTCTGAACCACCTCATCGTTTCTACTAGTTACTGGTCGTGAGAACATCTCTCTAATATCCACCCCTACATCTAAATAAGTTATTTGAACTCAGGGTCTGTAAAGAACAGCATAGATATAAATTGTTCTCTGTCTCTTGGTGTCCTACCAACTTATATCTTACTACCTATCCCAGAAAAGTCATCTCTAATTTTGGTTAGATGTTAAAACTTTCCTAGGAATTTGGGACTAGAGATAAGAGAGTCTAGCTTTGATCTGATTAGTCTTTGGAATAGAGGAAACAAACTAGGGAGCTATGGGCTGCCATGTCCCACCTTGTggtttgagaaggaaaaatagtAAATCTGCAGTGAGAGAGCAGTGAAGCACTTCCAAAGTAAAAAGCAGAGATGAGAGATCAGGAGAATGTGATTCCTGCTTTCTAATAGTCCTCCATTCTCTTGTTCCAGCCCTTCATGAAGCCTGCCCTTTGCTTGGTATGGCACCCTTGTATCCTAATAAAAAATTTCCCTGTTTGCTTAAGTTTGCAAGATTTGATATTTATTAGTATCCTGTTTTTAACTGTTGTTCTGGGATTTGGTAAGGTAcccttgtaattttaaaataaattatccttTTTGCATAAGTAGAAAGAGTTTTGTTTCTGTTACTGTGACCAAAGCATCCTAACCAAATTCTTGTcattacaaatgagaaataaagagatCTATGCATATAAAGTAATTGTTATATTATGATAGAATAGAttgaatttatttctcaaaacctAACATATTTAGTtgcttattaaaatgttattcaaTACATAGCTATATAATTGTTCTCTCTGAAAAGACAAATGAGCAATACATATGAAATTACACCAGtctaaaataatcttattttcaCGAACTGTGAATGATTTGAGATATCACCATTCATGCCCTC
This window of the Ailuropoda melanoleuca isolate Jingjing chromosome 2, ASM200744v2, whole genome shotgun sequence genome carries:
- the C2H1orf185 gene encoding uncharacterized protein C1orf185 homolog, whose protein sequence is MASPNGFFNHLTYFLAAGAVTLGIGFFALASALWFLICKRREIFQNSKFKATDERCRQRSSKGKIKPHSQCVFISRNFHTGGFQSQEEQRKKETAHIKVIKDHSKDEFCLATKKVICDPSETSSATHPSSVTLSLSTLPSDSYYSQSIEAADDWFSDDTLAKKSSPMPFLREPLMEKVFSYLSTISLEDCTENVLNMTLYDDQKDDSIKEIFSRRNTEVEIQNL